Proteins encoded within one genomic window of Bradyrhizobium sp. CB1717:
- a CDS encoding heme lyase CcmF/NrfE family subunit translates to MIAESGHYALVLALGLALIQSIVPLIGARLRDAALMNVARSTALAQLLFVGASFVALVMLHVNSDFSVANVYENSHSMKPLLYKITGVWGNHEGSMLLWVSILALFGGLVAAFGNNLPLSLRAHVLAVQAWIASAFYLFILVTSNPFLRIANPPIEGRDLNPVLQDIGLAVHPPMLYLGYVGFSISFSFAIAALMEGRIDAAWARWVRPWTLVAWIFLTLGIAMGSYWAYYELGWGGWWFWDPVENASLMPWLAGTALLHSALVMEKRNALKVWTILLSILTFSLSLLGTFLVRSGVITSVHAFATDPTRGVFILLILCLFIGGSLSLFAGRATSLKQGGLFAPISREGALVLNNLLLTVACAVVLFGTLYPLAMEMLADFKMSVGAPFYNLTFAPLFALLLLAVPFGPMLAWKRGDLLGVTQRLLAAGIAGLVAVAIAWGWASGGATLAPLAIGLGVFVIAGAVTDLVERTGLVRLPFATVLHRARGLPRSAWGTAFAHAGLGVALIGIVCETTWNSEYIATMKQNEVAHIAGYDVKLDGLFQRQGPNYREMIAEFNVSRDGETLSVMTPSKRSFTTRGSSTTEAALLTRGASQLYISLGDATAEGAIAVRIYHKPLVLLIWWGPVLMAFGGVLSLSDRRLRVGAPKPARAKQRLQPAE, encoded by the coding sequence GTGATCGCAGAGTCAGGACATTACGCGCTGGTGCTGGCGCTCGGGCTGGCGCTGATCCAGTCCATCGTGCCGCTGATCGGCGCGCGCCTGCGCGATGCCGCGCTGATGAACGTGGCGCGTTCCACCGCGCTGGCGCAGCTCTTGTTCGTCGGCGCCTCGTTCGTGGCGCTGGTGATGCTGCACGTGAATTCGGACTTCTCCGTCGCCAATGTCTACGAGAATTCCCACTCCATGAAGCCGCTGCTCTACAAGATCACCGGCGTGTGGGGAAACCACGAAGGCTCGATGCTGCTGTGGGTGTCGATCCTGGCGCTGTTCGGCGGATTGGTCGCTGCGTTCGGCAACAACCTGCCGCTGTCGCTGCGCGCGCATGTGCTTGCCGTGCAGGCCTGGATCGCCAGCGCCTTCTATCTCTTCATCCTGGTGACCTCGAACCCGTTCCTGCGCATCGCCAACCCGCCGATCGAGGGACGCGATCTCAATCCGGTGCTTCAGGATATCGGCCTCGCCGTGCATCCGCCGATGCTCTATCTCGGCTATGTCGGCTTCTCGATCTCGTTCTCCTTCGCCATCGCGGCGTTGATGGAAGGCCGGATCGATGCGGCCTGGGCGCGCTGGGTGCGGCCGTGGACGCTGGTCGCCTGGATCTTCCTGACGCTCGGCATCGCCATGGGCTCGTACTGGGCCTATTACGAGCTCGGCTGGGGCGGCTGGTGGTTCTGGGATCCGGTCGAGAACGCCTCGCTGATGCCGTGGCTCGCTGGCACCGCGCTATTGCATTCGGCGCTGGTGATGGAGAAGCGCAACGCGCTGAAGGTCTGGACCATCCTGCTCTCGATCCTGACCTTCTCGCTGTCGTTGCTCGGCACCTTCCTGGTCCGCTCCGGCGTCATCACCTCCGTGCACGCCTTCGCCACCGATCCGACCCGCGGCGTGTTCATCCTCTTGATCCTCTGCCTGTTCATCGGCGGCAGCCTGTCGCTGTTCGCGGGCCGCGCCACGTCGCTGAAGCAGGGCGGCCTGTTCGCGCCGATCTCGCGCGAGGGCGCGCTGGTGTTGAACAATCTCTTGCTCACGGTCGCCTGCGCAGTGGTGCTGTTCGGCACACTCTATCCGCTGGCGATGGAGATGCTCGCCGACTTCAAGATGTCGGTCGGCGCACCCTTCTACAACCTCACCTTCGCCCCGCTGTTTGCTCTGCTGCTGCTCGCCGTGCCGTTCGGTCCGATGCTGGCGTGGAAGCGCGGCGACCTGCTCGGCGTGACGCAGCGGCTGCTCGCAGCCGGTATCGCTGGCCTCGTCGCCGTCGCCATTGCCTGGGGCTGGGCGAGCGGCGGCGCTACGCTGGCGCCGCTCGCGATCGGACTGGGCGTCTTCGTCATTGCCGGCGCCGTCACCGACCTCGTCGAACGAACGGGCCTCGTTCGGCTGCCGTTCGCGACGGTGCTGCACCGGGCGCGCGGCCTGCCGCGTTCGGCGTGGGGCACGGCGTTCGCGCATGCCGGCCTCGGCGTCGCGCTGATCGGCATCGTCTGCGAGACCACCTGGAACAGCGAATATATCGCGACCATGAAGCAGAACGAGGTCGCCCATATCGCCGGCTACGACGTGAAGCTCGACGGACTGTTTCAGCGTCAGGGACCGAATTACCGCGAGATGATCGCCGAGTTCAACGTCAGCCGCGACGGCGAGACGCTGAGCGTCATGACGCCGTCCAAGCGCAGCTTCACGACACGCGGCTCGTCGACCACCGAGGCCGCGCTGCTGACGCGCGGTGCAAGCCAGCTCTACATCTCGCTCGGCGACGCGACCGCGGAAGGGGCGATCGCCGTGCGCATCTATCACAAGCCGCTGGTGCTGCTGATCTGGTGGGGACCGGTGCTGATGGCGTTCGGCGGCGTGCTGTCGCTGTCCGATCGGCGCCTGCGGGTCGGCGCGCCGAAGCCGGCGCGGGCCAAGCAGCGCCTGCAGCCGGCGGAGTGA
- the ccmI gene encoding c-type cytochrome biogenesis protein CcmI has protein sequence MTLWFVFALMTVAAIFAVLWPLGRSGRAQDQGSEVAVYKDQLAEIERDLAAGLIAAPEAEAARVEISRRLLAAAGSESSSDLKSAPSLKWRRAGAVLALVGLPLVAIGVYMPLGSPRLQDFPLAQRERGAGSGMARSLENLVVQVEQHLEKNPTDGRGWNVLAPVLQRLGRFDDAVRAYRNSLTYNGESAERRSDLGEAISAAAGGVVTAEAKAEFERAHALDADDPKANYFLGLAAEQDGRKDDAVTIWRALLAKAPADAPWRPLVQSSLARVGGGTMPALSDETIAASKDMAEGDRNAMVRGMVERLATRLKQNGDDVEGWLRLVRAYLVMGDRDKAMGASTDARQAVAKDAERLRQLNEGLKTLGLDG, from the coding sequence ATGACTTTATGGTTCGTGTTCGCGCTGATGACGGTCGCGGCGATTTTCGCCGTGCTCTGGCCGCTCGGCCGCAGCGGACGCGCGCAGGATCAGGGCAGTGAGGTCGCGGTCTACAAGGATCAGCTGGCCGAGATCGAGCGTGATCTTGCCGCAGGCTTGATCGCGGCCCCCGAAGCCGAGGCGGCGCGCGTCGAGATCAGCCGCAGGCTGCTCGCCGCGGCAGGAAGCGAGTCCTCGTCGGACCTCAAGTCGGCGCCGAGCCTCAAATGGCGCCGCGCGGGCGCGGTGCTGGCGCTCGTTGGCCTGCCGCTCGTCGCGATCGGCGTCTACATGCCGCTCGGCTCGCCCCGGCTCCAGGACTTTCCGCTGGCGCAGCGGGAGCGCGGGGCCGGGTCCGGCATGGCCCGATCGCTCGAGAATCTCGTGGTGCAGGTCGAACAACATCTGGAAAAGAACCCGACCGACGGACGCGGCTGGAACGTGCTCGCGCCGGTGCTGCAGCGGCTCGGCCGCTTCGACGATGCGGTGCGGGCCTATCGCAACTCGCTTACCTACAATGGCGAGAGCGCTGAGCGCCGGTCCGATCTGGGCGAAGCGATCTCCGCCGCCGCCGGCGGCGTCGTGACCGCCGAGGCCAAGGCCGAGTTCGAGCGAGCGCATGCGCTCGACGCCGACGATCCCAAGGCGAACTACTTCCTCGGGCTCGCCGCCGAGCAGGATGGCCGCAAGGACGATGCCGTCACCATCTGGCGCGCGCTGCTGGCCAAGGCCCCGGCGGATGCACCGTGGCGGCCGCTGGTGCAATCCTCGCTGGCCCGGGTCGGCGGCGGTACGATGCCGGCGCTGTCGGACGAGACCATTGCGGCGTCCAAGGACATGGCCGAAGGCGACCGCAACGCGATGGTGCGCGGCATGGTCGAGCGTCTTGCGACGCGCTTGAAGCAGAACGGCGACGACGTCGAGGGCTGGCTGCGCCTGGTGCGCGCCTATCTCGTGATGGGTGATCGTGACAAGGCGATGGGCGCGTCGACCGACGCCCGTCAGGCGGTCGCCAAGGATGCCGAGCGGCTCCGCCAGCTCAACGAAGGCCTCAAGACTCTCGGGCTCGACGGATGA
- the ccmE gene encoding cytochrome c maturation protein CcmE, with the protein MTRKQRRMTIIGGSLAVLALAAALVLNALRDSIVFFSTPTMVAEKHVAPGKRFRLGGLVQPGSLQRGDNLAVTFEVADGGAKLPVAYKGILPDLFREGQGVVAEGALDANGVFKADTVLAKHDETYMPKDVADALKKQGHWKDDYGAQASGGAKPAATTAQGNPQGAMR; encoded by the coding sequence ATGACGCGCAAGCAGCGACGTATGACCATCATCGGCGGCTCGCTCGCCGTGCTCGCGCTCGCGGCCGCGCTGGTGCTCAACGCATTGCGCGACTCCATCGTGTTCTTCTCGACCCCGACCATGGTCGCCGAGAAGCACGTCGCACCCGGCAAGCGGTTTCGTCTCGGCGGCCTGGTGCAGCCCGGCTCGCTCCAGCGCGGCGATAATCTCGCCGTGACCTTCGAGGTCGCGGACGGCGGCGCGAAGCTGCCGGTTGCCTACAAGGGCATCCTGCCCGATCTGTTCCGCGAAGGGCAGGGCGTCGTCGCCGAAGGCGCGCTCGACGCCAACGGCGTGTTCAAGGCCGACACCGTGCTCGCCAAGCATGATGAAACCTACATGCCCAAGGACGTCGCCGATGCCCTGAAGAAGCAGGGACACTGGAAGGACGATTACGGCGCCCAAGCGTCCGGTGGCGCCAAGCCGGCGGCGACGACCGCGCAGGGCAACCCGCAGGGAGCTATGCGGTGA